One genomic window of Kosmotoga olearia TBF 19.5.1 includes the following:
- a CDS encoding TatD family hydrolase: protein MTETSYTSGQTRELKICDTHAHLNFPHFNRDRKRILEEIDSGKIVFTIEVGTNMDDSKAAVELAKANRHIFASVGVHPHDSDEVPSDYIDILKELAAEKKVVALGEIGLDFYRDLSPKDVQRKVFREQLLLAQELDMPVIVHVRDAYYDAYEILREFEGKLTGVIHAFSGTQEDALRFKELGFKLGIGGPLTYPKNKGLREIVKVLPIETFVPETDCPYLPPQPHRGKRNEPYYVRFVVEKISELKGLSVETCADILCANAVALFRLNL, encoded by the coding sequence ATGACGGAGACATCGTACACATCAGGGCAAACGCGTGAGCTCAAAATCTGCGATACGCACGCCCATCTGAATTTTCCCCATTTCAACAGAGACCGGAAACGAATCCTTGAAGAGATAGATTCAGGAAAGATTGTTTTTACCATAGAAGTGGGTACGAATATGGACGATTCCAAAGCAGCAGTCGAACTTGCGAAAGCCAACCGTCATATCTTTGCATCTGTTGGGGTTCATCCGCATGATAGTGATGAAGTGCCTTCTGATTACATAGATATACTGAAGGAATTGGCTGCTGAAAAGAAGGTAGTGGCCTTAGGCGAGATCGGCCTGGATTTTTATCGGGATTTATCGCCCAAAGATGTTCAGAGGAAGGTTTTTCGCGAACAGCTTTTGCTTGCACAGGAACTTGATATGCCGGTGATCGTTCACGTCAGGGATGCTTATTACGATGCCTATGAAATATTGAGAGAGTTCGAAGGAAAACTCACAGGCGTTATCCATGCCTTTTCAGGCACGCAGGAAGACGCGCTCAGATTCAAAGAACTTGGATTTAAGCTCGGCATAGGGGGACCGCTAACCTATCCAAAAAACAAAGGACTCAGAGAGATTGTAAAGGTTTTGCCGATAGAGACCTTTGTACCGGAAACGGACTGTCCCTACCTTCCGCCGCAGCCGCACAGGGGAAAGAGAAATGAACCGTATTATGTCCGTTTTGTTGTGGAAAAGATTTCCGAGTTGAAGGGTCTTTCAGTTGAGACCTGTGCTGATATTCTTTGCGCAAATGCGGTCGCTCTTTTCAGACTGAACCTTTAG
- the polA gene encoding DNA polymerase I, translating to MANRLFLFDGTAIVYRAYFAIDVSLTNSKGEPTNAVYGTARMLSRFIKNYIAEGDYALFAFDRKEATHRHDLFEGYKATRAEMPDALVAQLKYIPDLVEGFGIKFHSVATLEADDIIATAVTKYRDKFDEIVIVSGDKDILQLVDEKVKVLRFVSGLTDLEEYDRRKVEEKFGLPPEKIYELLSLCGDTSDNIPGVPGIGIKTALKLLKEYGSIDEIYKNIRKLSPGLRKKLMDGKKALEMSKKLVRLVTDADLHIELEELRYRGLDKEKLRELFLKLEFASLLREFDLTNLGSDNNEDNGYRPVSSQQELDELFETLKGSDVISIDLETSSLDPHEAKIVGISVAIKDGEGFYIPVNHESSDWQADEKQVLLRLKELLEDSGTKIVGQNLKFDYEILEKHGIEPVVPHFDTMIAAYLLNPDSRRFNLDDLALKFLGYRTTSFSELMNKNQLKDQFEKVSVEEAAKYSVEDADIALRLYRVLSKKLYESDLDNIFHKIEMELIPVLAELELNGVYMNVESLKNLSEEYEKRLGKIREELFELAGEPFNPNSPTQVSKILFEKLGLNPPKKTKHGAYSTSAAVLEELVNEHPIIQKLLDYRKYQKLKSTYLDTLPTLVNPVTGRIHASYHQTGTGTGRLSSSNPNMQNLPIKGEEGKEIRKCVVPQKSDWKIISADYSQIELRVLAHFSEDERLISAFKNGEDVHALTASRLYGVSVKDVTPEMRQVGKMVNFSIIYGISPYGLARRLKIKTHIAENMISNYFNAYPGVRKFINEVIHEAKEKGYVRTLFGRKREIPHFRTRNKMKIQEGERIAINTPIQGTAADIMKLAMIKIHKMVKEEGLEAFPILQVHDELVFEAPATEVDRVCDILTRGMSGVVELKVPLEVDVAVNSYWGK from the coding sequence ATGGCTAACAGGCTTTTTCTTTTTGACGGAACGGCCATTGTTTACAGGGCATACTTCGCGATAGATGTTTCTCTGACAAACTCCAAAGGAGAACCCACCAACGCGGTTTACGGCACCGCGAGAATGCTTTCCAGATTCATCAAAAACTACATTGCTGAAGGAGACTACGCACTATTTGCCTTTGATCGCAAAGAAGCCACACACCGCCACGATCTCTTCGAAGGATATAAAGCGACTCGCGCAGAGATGCCGGATGCCCTCGTAGCACAACTCAAATATATTCCAGACCTTGTAGAAGGCTTTGGAATAAAATTTCATTCCGTGGCCACCCTTGAAGCCGACGATATAATTGCCACTGCCGTTACGAAATACAGGGATAAGTTCGATGAGATAGTTATAGTATCTGGCGATAAGGATATCCTCCAGCTCGTGGATGAAAAAGTCAAAGTTCTGCGCTTTGTTTCGGGGCTTACCGATCTGGAGGAATACGACAGGAGGAAGGTTGAAGAAAAGTTTGGGCTTCCGCCGGAAAAGATATACGAACTGCTATCACTTTGTGGTGATACCTCTGACAATATTCCCGGTGTTCCGGGTATTGGAATAAAAACGGCATTGAAGTTATTGAAAGAGTACGGCTCCATTGATGAGATATACAAGAATATCCGTAAACTGAGCCCCGGGCTCAGAAAGAAGCTGATGGACGGCAAAAAAGCGCTGGAGATGTCGAAAAAGCTCGTTCGCCTGGTTACGGATGCGGATTTACACATAGAACTTGAAGAGCTCAGATACAGAGGATTGGACAAAGAAAAACTCAGAGAACTTTTCCTGAAGCTGGAATTTGCCTCGCTTTTAAGAGAATTCGATCTTACCAACTTGGGCTCTGATAATAACGAAGACAATGGTTACAGGCCGGTAAGCTCCCAGCAAGAGCTCGATGAGCTCTTTGAAACCCTCAAAGGTAGCGATGTGATTTCGATTGATCTCGAAACCAGCTCCCTTGACCCTCACGAAGCGAAGATTGTCGGTATCTCTGTAGCGATAAAGGATGGAGAGGGTTTTTATATTCCTGTTAATCACGAAAGCAGCGATTGGCAGGCAGACGAAAAACAGGTTCTTCTGAGACTCAAAGAACTTCTGGAAGATTCCGGCACGAAGATCGTCGGCCAGAACCTAAAATTCGATTACGAAATACTCGAAAAGCATGGTATAGAACCAGTTGTGCCTCATTTCGATACAATGATTGCAGCTTATCTTTTGAACCCGGATTCAAGACGTTTCAACCTTGATGACCTGGCTTTGAAGTTCCTGGGATATCGCACCACTTCTTTTAGCGAGCTGATGAATAAGAATCAATTGAAAGATCAGTTTGAAAAAGTTTCCGTTGAGGAAGCTGCAAAATACTCTGTCGAAGACGCCGATATAGCGCTCAGGCTCTATCGGGTGCTTTCTAAGAAATTATATGAATCTGATCTCGACAACATTTTCCATAAAATCGAGATGGAACTCATACCCGTTTTGGCGGAACTCGAACTCAACGGCGTGTACATGAACGTGGAATCTTTGAAAAATCTTTCAGAAGAATACGAGAAGAGACTCGGGAAGATAAGAGAAGAACTCTTTGAACTTGCTGGTGAGCCTTTTAATCCAAATTCTCCCACTCAGGTTTCAAAGATACTTTTTGAGAAACTCGGATTGAATCCGCCGAAAAAGACCAAGCATGGCGCTTATTCTACGAGCGCAGCTGTTCTAGAAGAGCTTGTGAATGAGCATCCTATTATTCAGAAACTCCTGGATTACAGGAAGTACCAGAAACTCAAATCCACGTATCTCGATACGCTTCCGACCCTTGTAAACCCGGTTACGGGAAGGATTCACGCCAGTTATCACCAGACGGGAACCGGTACAGGCCGTCTTTCAAGCAGTAATCCCAACATGCAGAATTTACCGATAAAGGGTGAAGAGGGCAAGGAAATCAGAAAATGTGTTGTCCCTCAGAAGAGTGATTGGAAGATCATAAGTGCCGATTATTCCCAGATTGAACTCAGGGTACTGGCGCACTTCAGCGAGGACGAAAGATTGATTTCGGCATTCAAAAACGGCGAAGACGTGCATGCCCTTACCGCGTCACGTTTGTACGGAGTTTCTGTTAAAGATGTGACACCGGAGATGAGACAGGTCGGAAAGATGGTTAACTTTTCGATTATTTACGGGATATCTCCTTACGGTCTTGCAAGAAGACTCAAGATAAAAACCCACATAGCTGAGAATATGATATCGAATTATTTCAACGCTTATCCGGGGGTCAGGAAGTTCATAAATGAAGTTATACACGAAGCCAAAGAAAAGGGATACGTGAGGACGTTGTTCGGTAGAAAAAGGGAGATACCTCACTTCAGGACGCGTAACAAGATGAAGATCCAGGAAGGGGAAAGAATTGCGATCAACACCCCGATTCAGGGAACGGCGGCGGATATCATGAAGCTTGCCATGATCAAGATACATAAGATGGTTAAGGAAGAGGGATTGGAAGCTTTCCCAATTTTGCAGGTGCACGATGAACTGGTTTTTGAAGCTCCCGCAACAGAGGTTGACAGAGTTTGTGATATACTCACCAGGGGTATGTCCGGGGTCGTTGAACTGAAGGTTCCGCTTGAGGTAGATGTGGCAGTTAACAGTTACTGGGGTAAATAA
- the atpD gene encoding F0F1 ATP synthase subunit beta — protein MNKGKIVAIIGPVIDVSFEGAELPDILNALEVYNKFLGKKIILEVAQVIGDNVVRTIALDSTDGLVRGQEVIDTGRQIAVPVGDKILGRMFNLLGEPIDERGPVEAEEFWDIHREPPGVTEQKTDVEILETGIKVIDLLAPFNKGGKIGFFGGAGVGKTVLVMELIRNIAIEHKGLSIFAGVGERTREGNDLWLEMQEAGVIGNTALVFGQMNEPPGARFRVALSAITMAEYFRDVQKKDVLVFIDNIFRFVQAGSEVSALLGRMPSAVGYQPTLATEMGQLQERITSTKNGSITSVQAIYVPADDFTDPAPATTFSHLDATVNLSRSIAEQGLYPAVDPLDSSSKNLAPEIVGMEHYVVARRVQEVLQRYKDLQDIIAILGMEELSEEDKLIVRRARRIQRFLTQPFFVAERFSNIPGRYVPIKETVRGFKEILDGKHDDLPEQAFMMVGTIDEAVEKARKLGYGG, from the coding sequence ATCAACAAAGGAAAAATAGTTGCTATTATAGGGCCTGTAATTGACGTTAGCTTCGAAGGAGCTGAGCTTCCCGATATTCTCAACGCTCTGGAGGTTTACAATAAATTTCTGGGCAAAAAGATAATACTTGAGGTAGCTCAGGTTATTGGAGACAACGTGGTTAGAACGATAGCCCTTGACTCCACAGATGGTCTGGTAAGGGGCCAGGAGGTTATCGATACCGGCAGGCAGATTGCTGTGCCTGTTGGAGATAAAATACTTGGAAGGATGTTCAACCTTCTTGGAGAGCCGATAGATGAAAGAGGTCCCGTTGAGGCTGAAGAGTTCTGGGATATTCATCGTGAACCACCGGGAGTTACCGAGCAGAAAACAGACGTTGAGATTCTGGAAACCGGTATAAAGGTTATCGATCTCCTTGCTCCCTTCAACAAGGGTGGAAAAATCGGATTTTTCGGGGGTGCCGGTGTCGGCAAAACCGTTCTCGTTATGGAGCTTATCAGAAACATAGCAATTGAGCATAAGGGTCTCTCTATATTCGCCGGTGTCGGTGAAAGGACCAGGGAAGGAAATGACCTCTGGCTCGAAATGCAGGAGGCAGGGGTTATAGGAAACACAGCTCTCGTATTCGGACAGATGAACGAGCCACCCGGAGCGAGGTTCAGGGTAGCCCTTTCTGCCATCACCATGGCGGAATATTTCAGGGACGTCCAGAAAAAGGATGTGCTGGTCTTTATCGACAACATTTTCCGATTCGTTCAGGCTGGTTCCGAGGTTTCGGCATTGCTGGGAAGAATGCCGTCTGCCGTTGGCTATCAGCCGACACTTGCCACTGAAATGGGGCAGCTTCAGGAACGAATCACATCAACCAAAAACGGTTCTATAACATCCGTTCAGGCCATCTACGTTCCAGCCGACGACTTTACAGACCCGGCTCCAGCGACGACATTCAGCCATCTGGACGCTACGGTTAACCTGTCAAGATCCATCGCCGAGCAGGGACTCTATCCGGCGGTTGACCCCCTTGACTCATCTTCCAAAAACCTCGCACCGGAGATCGTTGGAATGGAACACTATGTGGTTGCAAGAAGAGTTCAGGAGGTTCTTCAGAGATATAAAGATTTGCAGGACATCATAGCCATCCTTGGAATGGAAGAGCTTTCAGAGGAAGACAAGCTCATCGTGAGACGTGCCAGAAGAATTCAGAGGTTCCTGACTCAACCGTTCTTCGTTGCCGAGCGTTTCAGCAATATACCGGGTAGATATGTTCCAATAAAGGAAACCGTTCGTGGGTTCAAAGAAATCCTCGACGGAAAACATGACGACCTTCCCGAACAGGCCTTCATGATGGTGGGAACCATCGACGAGGCTGTAGAAAAAGCCAGGAAACTCGGCTACGGAGGCTGA
- a CDS encoding ATP synthase subunit I: MKDLTKIALKETIAISILAIIETGVSLLFKSQMAPGILYGSFFAVLMFWLMTRDVYLMCRKERFSRYGFLIRYGLAAVALWTATFYGRFFFVGAAIGFLNLKISLFLFGRWLSENSADKG; the protein is encoded by the coding sequence ATGAAAGACTTAACAAAGATAGCACTAAAAGAAACGATAGCGATAAGTATTCTGGCGATAATTGAAACCGGAGTAAGTTTGTTATTTAAATCACAAATGGCTCCAGGCATTTTGTATGGTTCTTTTTTTGCCGTTTTAATGTTCTGGTTGATGACGAGAGATGTTTACCTTATGTGTAGAAAAGAAAGGTTTTCAAGGTACGGCTTTTTGATAAGATATGGTTTGGCTGCTGTTGCTTTGTGGACAGCGACTTTTTATGGTAGATTCTTCTTTGTGGGAGCAGCAATTGGTTTCTTGAATTTGAAAATATCGCTTTTCCTTTTCGGGAGGTGGTTAAGTGAGAATTCAGCTGACAAAGGGTGA
- the atpG gene encoding ATP synthase F1 subunit gamma produces the protein MSKGKLRAIKKRIDATESTMQITRAMEMVARAKLKKVEKGLAYTRNYADSMKEILKRVIRNLDTFPKFPGEGDVLLVVSTDMGLCGAFSSEILRHADIEISKGNIKAIVTVGLKAELHYKKHKLFKKAFTRFYDVPDVDEAAIIVDEVLAIKEELNASGFKVVYSEFKNPIVQLPKTLRLLPLEPIAEEEKDEDMYDFEPEVSVIFPEMLNSWIISEILRATYETKVGELFSRQNAMKSATENAQKLIERLTLERNKVRQATITQEIIEIVNSAEALKG, from the coding sequence ATGAGCAAAGGTAAACTCCGTGCCATAAAAAAGAGAATAGATGCTACCGAATCAACGATGCAAATCACCAGGGCGATGGAGATGGTCGCCCGTGCTAAGCTGAAGAAAGTTGAGAAGGGACTGGCATATACACGGAATTATGCTGACAGCATGAAAGAAATCCTGAAGCGTGTTATAAGAAATCTCGACACATTCCCTAAATTTCCCGGTGAAGGCGATGTATTGCTTGTCGTTTCCACGGATATGGGATTGTGTGGGGCTTTCAGCAGTGAGATCCTGAGACATGCGGATATCGAGATATCCAAAGGGAACATAAAAGCCATAGTCACGGTTGGCTTGAAGGCCGAATTGCATTATAAAAAGCACAAACTGTTTAAAAAGGCTTTTACGCGTTTCTACGATGTTCCCGATGTCGATGAAGCCGCAATAATTGTCGATGAGGTCCTGGCAATCAAAGAAGAGCTAAACGCTTCGGGATTCAAAGTGGTTTACAGCGAATTCAAGAACCCGATTGTTCAGCTACCCAAAACCCTGAGGCTTCTGCCTCTGGAGCCGATAGCAGAGGAAGAAAAAGATGAAGATATGTACGACTTTGAGCCTGAAGTATCGGTAATTTTCCCTGAAATGCTGAATTCATGGATCATTTCTGAAATCCTGAGGGCCACCTACGAAACAAAAGTCGGTGAGCTGTTCTCCAGACAAAATGCGATGAAGAGCGCAACGGAAAATGCCCAAAAACTGATCGAAAGATTGACGCTGGAGAGAAACAAAGTAAGACAGGCAACCATCACGCAGGAGATTATCGAAATTGTGAACAGCGCCGAGGCCTTAAAAGGGTAA
- the atpF gene encoding F0F1 ATP synthase subunit B — MIELNLTSLIQLLNFLVLLFVLKKLLFDKFFDIIEERQNMIKSELTEAEKLRKEAEAYREKYRIEMENARKKSQEIIANAERQAEEIIKTAKENAQREAVRIMESAEAQIAQEKEKALKQLQATVITTAVEIAAKFLGKEMDEAMKRQYAQRILRSLGDEK; from the coding sequence ATGATAGAACTCAACCTGACATCACTCATACAGCTTTTGAATTTTCTTGTGCTTCTCTTTGTGTTGAAAAAACTGCTTTTTGATAAGTTCTTCGACATCATCGAAGAAAGGCAGAACATGATAAAGTCAGAACTAACTGAAGCTGAAAAGCTGAGGAAAGAGGCAGAAGCCTATCGGGAAAAATACCGCATAGAGATGGAAAACGCCCGGAAAAAGTCTCAGGAAATCATTGCTAATGCTGAGAGACAAGCCGAAGAAATAATAAAAACAGCCAAAGAGAACGCACAGAGAGAAGCGGTCAGGATCATGGAATCAGCCGAAGCGCAGATCGCACAGGAAAAGGAAAAAGCGTTGAAACAGCTTCAGGCAACGGTCATTACAACGGCGGTTGAAATTGCCGCTAAGTTTCTTGGTAAAGAGATGGATGAAGCCATGAAGAGGCAGTACGCTCAGAGGATTCTCAGGAGTTTAGGTGATGAGAAGTGA
- the atpH gene encoding ATP synthase F1 subunit delta translates to MKRSLTVAYKYAKALFLMTDESERDGILELLKASSEMFSDKKAREFLQDPTFPRSEAVKLILEFLEDVPEIFKNFVVILVEKKRLLYLPTITNAYEQILDESRSKIKVLVETAVALSNEELKLLEEFIERESGMRPLFQIQIKPELIAGMVVHFQDRVLDLSASGRLKRLEYGLK, encoded by the coding sequence GTGAAACGTTCACTGACTGTCGCTTATAAATACGCGAAGGCGTTGTTCCTGATGACAGATGAATCTGAAAGGGACGGGATACTTGAGCTTCTGAAAGCCTCCAGCGAGATGTTCTCTGATAAGAAAGCCCGGGAATTCCTTCAGGATCCGACGTTTCCGCGCTCTGAGGCTGTGAAATTGATTCTTGAGTTTCTGGAAGACGTTCCTGAGATATTCAAAAACTTCGTGGTTATTCTGGTTGAAAAGAAAAGATTGCTGTATCTGCCCACCATTACAAACGCTTACGAACAGATCTTAGATGAGTCCCGTAGCAAGATAAAGGTCCTTGTGGAAACTGCCGTTGCACTATCGAACGAAGAGTTGAAGCTCCTTGAGGAGTTCATAGAGAGAGAATCGGGGATGAGACCATTATTCCAGATCCAGATCAAGCCGGAGCTGATAGCGGGAATGGTGGTACATTTTCAGGATAGAGTCCTTGATTTGAGTGCTTCTGGAAGGCTAAAACGTTTAGAGTATGGGCTTAAATAA
- a CDS encoding F0F1 ATP synthase subunit C → MELGNALVQLGKFIGAGLAMGIGAIGPGIGEGNIGAKAMEAMSRQPEMIGTLTTRMLLAMAVTESTGLYSLVIAFMILLVG, encoded by the coding sequence ATGGAACTCGGAAATGCTTTGGTTCAGCTCGGAAAGTTTATAGGTGCTGGTCTTGCAATGGGTATTGGTGCTATCGGGCCGGGTATCGGTGAAGGTAACATCGGTGCGAAGGCTATGGAAGCCATGTCCAGACAGCCCGAGATGATAGGTACGCTCACGACGAGAATGCTTCTCGCCATGGCTGTTACCGAATCTACCGGTCTTTATTCACTTGTTATAGCGTTTATGATCCTTTTGGTGGGCTAA
- the atpA gene encoding F0F1 ATP synthase subunit alpha, producing the protein MKISPSEITKIIEEQLKRSDREIDYFEAGRIIQVGDGIARAYGLKGVMSNELVQFENGEYGLALNLEEDNVGIVVLGDYREIKEGDLVKRTGRIIEVPAGEALLGRVVNPLGIPLDGKGPIEASEHRPVEIKAPGVVMRKPVDTPLQTGIKAIDAMIPIGRGQRELIIGDRQTGKTAIAIDTIINQKDQGVYCIYVAIGQKTAVLARIIDKLEETGAMEYTTIVAATANDPATLAYLAPYAGAAMGEYFMYSGKDALVIYDDLSKHAAAYRELSLLLRRPPGREAYPGDVFYLHSRLLERAARLNEEHGGGSLTALPIIETLANDVSAYIPTNVISITDGQIYLDPNLFYAGNRPAINVGLSVSRVGGSAQIKAMKKIAGSLRLDLAQYRELLAFAQFSTELDKATQAQLIRGEKLTELLKQEQYSPMPVEEQIAVLYAGTRGYLDDLPTDKIRQFEKQLLQTMRQKYADVLKAIREKKDMTEEIEAGLKKAVEDVRQAFVS; encoded by the coding sequence GTGAAGATCAGTCCTTCAGAGATAACGAAGATAATTGAAGAGCAATTGAAGCGTTCCGACCGGGAAATAGATTATTTTGAGGCCGGGCGGATTATCCAGGTTGGAGATGGTATTGCGCGTGCCTACGGCCTTAAAGGAGTAATGTCCAACGAACTTGTCCAGTTCGAAAACGGTGAGTACGGCCTCGCGTTGAACCTGGAAGAGGATAACGTTGGTATCGTTGTTCTTGGAGATTACCGCGAGATAAAGGAAGGCGATCTGGTGAAGCGCACCGGAAGAATCATCGAGGTTCCCGCCGGTGAAGCGCTTCTCGGCAGGGTCGTCAATCCACTCGGGATTCCTCTCGATGGGAAGGGTCCCATTGAGGCTTCAGAACACCGGCCGGTAGAAATCAAAGCGCCCGGTGTCGTTATGAGAAAACCCGTTGATACGCCTTTGCAAACGGGTATTAAAGCCATCGATGCGATGATTCCTATTGGTAGGGGTCAGCGTGAGCTGATCATCGGAGATAGGCAGACAGGAAAAACGGCAATAGCCATCGATACAATCATAAACCAGAAAGATCAGGGTGTTTATTGTATTTACGTTGCGATAGGACAGAAAACGGCAGTCCTGGCCAGGATAATAGATAAACTCGAAGAGACCGGCGCAATGGAATACACCACAATCGTTGCAGCCACGGCTAATGATCCTGCAACATTGGCTTACCTCGCCCCTTACGCCGGAGCCGCTATGGGTGAGTATTTCATGTACAGCGGGAAAGATGCCCTTGTTATTTACGACGACCTTTCAAAACACGCGGCGGCGTATCGTGAACTATCGCTTCTCCTAAGAAGGCCGCCAGGACGTGAAGCGTATCCTGGAGATGTTTTCTATCTCCATTCGAGACTTTTGGAGAGAGCGGCAAGGCTCAACGAGGAACACGGTGGCGGATCGTTAACGGCGTTGCCGATTATTGAGACCCTGGCAAACGACGTTAGTGCCTATATCCCGACAAACGTTATTTCCATCACCGACGGTCAGATTTATCTGGACCCGAACCTCTTCTATGCCGGTAACAGACCTGCTATAAACGTAGGGCTTTCAGTATCCCGTGTCGGCGGTTCCGCTCAGATAAAGGCCATGAAAAAGATAGCCGGTAGCTTGAGGCTTGACCTTGCCCAGTACCGTGAGCTCCTCGCCTTTGCCCAGTTCTCAACTGAATTGGACAAAGCCACGCAGGCGCAGCTCATACGTGGTGAAAAACTCACGGAGCTCTTGAAGCAGGAACAGTATTCCCCAATGCCGGTTGAAGAACAGATAGCGGTTCTTTATGCAGGTACAAGGGGATACCTGGATGATCTGCCAACCGATAAGATCAGGCAGTTCGAGAAACAACTGTTGCAAACCATGAGGCAAAAATATGCCGACGTGCTCAAAGCCATCAGAGAGAAAAAGGATATGACCGAAGAGATAGAAGCAGGATTGAAAAAGGCGGTAGAAGACGTGCGTCAGGCGTTCGTCTCGTGA
- the atpB gene encoding F0F1 ATP synthase subunit A yields MRIQLTKGDKIFLTFIALGYIAVLIYMVATGYTFSLEGVGERWIYQLPFGTGPLSRINPMTVIMTWVIMAGLIIFVSTVKVFKVIPGKKQTLLELALEFILDMTKDAIPKKEFVRPTFNIAATLFLFILIANILSGIPGVQVVPTDSGIKITLFEDTWYTPTSDLNTNATFAVLVLIISHAFAIKAKGFTTWLKSFFEPNPIMFPMNIVGELAKPVSHSLRLFGNIMGGGLLVLIISYLVKYLILPTFLWGFFGMFVGSIQALVFTILAIAYIGALLE; encoded by the coding sequence GTGAGAATTCAGCTGACAAAGGGTGACAAGATTTTTCTGACGTTTATAGCGCTGGGATATATAGCGGTGTTGATATATATGGTTGCCACCGGGTACACCTTTTCCCTTGAGGGAGTGGGTGAACGCTGGATTTACCAGCTCCCCTTCGGAACAGGTCCTTTGAGCAGGATCAACCCCATGACGGTTATAATGACCTGGGTTATAATGGCCGGATTGATCATATTTGTTTCAACTGTGAAAGTTTTCAAGGTGATCCCTGGAAAGAAACAAACTCTTCTCGAACTTGCGCTGGAATTCATTTTAGATATGACAAAAGACGCGATCCCAAAGAAAGAATTCGTCAGGCCCACATTCAACATTGCAGCGACGCTGTTTCTTTTTATTCTGATCGCAAATATCCTCAGTGGTATTCCGGGAGTTCAGGTGGTACCGACGGATTCAGGGATAAAGATAACCCTTTTTGAGGACACTTGGTACACACCCACATCGGATCTCAATACCAATGCCACCTTTGCGGTTCTGGTATTGATAATCAGCCACGCTTTCGCGATAAAGGCAAAAGGTTTTACCACATGGTTGAAGAGCTTTTTTGAGCCAAATCCAATCATGTTCCCCATGAACATTGTTGGTGAACTGGCCAAACCGGTATCCCATTCCTTGAGGCTTTTTGGAAATATAATGGGCGGAGGTCTTCTGGTGCTCATCATAAGTTATCTTGTAAAATACCTCATTTTGCCGACATTCCTGTGGGGATTTTTCGGTATGTTCGTGGGATCTATTCAGGCGCTTGTGTTTACTATTCTCGCGATAGCGTATATAGGGGCCCTGTTAGAGTGA
- a CDS encoding carboxymuconolactone decarboxylase family protein has protein sequence MNKRILETGDINTKRFFSLDSAVYREGALDSKTKELLGLVASMVLRCDDCITYHILQCKSLGVTRDEFMEAFNVALVVGGSIVIPHFRRAVALLDELEGED, from the coding sequence ATGAACAAAAGGATCCTGGAGACGGGCGATATAAACACGAAGAGATTCTTTTCACTCGATTCAGCCGTGTATAGAGAAGGTGCCCTTGACTCCAAAACGAAAGAATTGCTTGGGCTTGTTGCGTCCATGGTATTGAGGTGTGATGACTGCATTACATACCACATTCTGCAGTGTAAATCCCTTGGAGTCACCAGGGATGAGTTTATGGAAGCCTTTAACGTCGCGCTTGTAGTGGGAGGTTCGATAGTTATACCCCATTTCAGACGCGCGGTTGCTCTCCTCGATGAACTGGAAGGAGAGGATTGA
- a CDS encoding AtpZ/AtpI family protein → MKKKRIDFRQLNAINMVFQFGIVVISNILVGGLLGYLTDKYLFHNKIWLVIFLFLGTISGIYQGIRYLMKEAEKYERLNKDSTKRNDSDKYSGDN, encoded by the coding sequence GTGAAAAAGAAAAGGATCGATTTCAGACAATTAAACGCTATAAACATGGTATTTCAATTTGGAATCGTTGTAATCTCCAACATCCTTGTCGGTGGATTGCTAGGCTATTTGACAGATAAATATCTTTTTCATAACAAGATATGGCTGGTAATCTTTTTGTTTCTTGGGACAATCTCCGGAATATATCAGGGGATAAGATATCTGATGAAGGAAGCCGAAAAGTATGAAAGACTTAACAAAGATAGCACTAAAAGAAACGATAGCGATAAGTATTCTGGCGATAATTGA